In Phragmites australis chromosome 17, lpPhrAust1.1, whole genome shotgun sequence, the following are encoded in one genomic region:
- the LOC133897512 gene encoding bidirectional sugar transporter SWEET11-like: protein MAGGLFSMDHPWASAFGILGNIVSFLVFLAPTPTFLRVYRKKSTEGFSSVPYVVALFSCTLWIFYALVKTNSSPLLTINAFGCVVEAAYILLYLIYAPRTARLRTLAAFFLLNVAAFSLIVVVTVMLVAETHRVKVLGSICLAFSMAVFVAPMSVIFVVIKTKSAEFMPFSLSFFLTLSAVAWFFYGLFTKDLYVALPNVGGFFFSCIQMVLYFCYRKSKAAAVLPTTTATVAQSVDAMELPVLGALHAVAVLPACAVPVLVELQKMEQEAGSPRKGGVKAV, encoded by the exons ATGGCAGGAGGACTTTTCTCCATGGATCACCCATGGGCCTCTGCTTTTGGCATTCTGG GCAACATCGTCTCCTTCCTGGTGTTCCTCGCACCAAC GCCAACGTTCCTGCGCGTGTACCGAAAGAAGTCGACGGAGGGGTTCAGCTCGGTGCCGTACGTGGTGGCGCTCTTCAGCTGCACGCTGTGGATCTTCTACGCGCTCGTCAAGACCAACTCCAGCCCGCTCCTCACCATCAACGCCTTCGGCTGCGTCGTCGAGGCCGCCTACATCCTCCTCTACCTCATCTACGCGCCACGAACCGCGAGGCTGAGGACCCtcgccgccttcttcctgctGAACGTGGCGGCCTTCTcgctcatcgtcgtcgtcaccGTCATGCTCGTCGCGGAGACTCACCGCGTGAAGGTGCTCGGAAGCATCTGCCTCGCCTTCTCCATGGCCGTCTTCGTCGCCCCCATGAGCGTCATC TTCGTCgtgatcaagaccaagagcgcGGAGTTCATGCCCTTCTCCCTGTCCTTCTTCCTCACCCTCAGCGCCGTCGCCTGGTTCTTCTACGGCCTCTTCACCAAGGATCTCTACGTCGCG CTTCCCAACGTGGGCGGCTTCTTCTTCAGCTGCATCCAGATGGTGCTCTACTTCTGCTACCGCAAGTCCAAGGCGGCCGCGGTCCTGCCGACGACGACAGCCACCGTGGCGCAGTCGGTGGATGCGATGGAGCTGCCCGTCCTCGGTGCCCTCCACGCGGTGGCCGTGCTGCCGGCGTGCGCGGTCCCGGTGCTGGTCGAGCTGCAGAAGATGGAGCAGGAGGCTGGATCGCCGCGCAAGGGCGGCGTCAAGGCCGTGTGA